Proteins encoded within one genomic window of Streptomyces profundus:
- a CDS encoding XRE family transcriptional regulator, with protein MQPPHPFNARAARRLREALGQTPDHIAYSMRASHGVPHITPHHIAAWERGTAWPTANELIALAAALWCAPSNLMGHPRTLLEHRLSRGIAAEDLARLVGLKLDDYRSMEETGRWAGDKTQTANLGRVLNLPPSDLIAVTGLEDELAHLLTEAVSSRWQAHIRPIAKLIAMDRRELQDPLRTMHQEYQNLAAATLSRAGPTAGEAGARYLDNIVKHFWARLADRPN; from the coding sequence GTGCAGCCACCGCACCCCTTCAACGCACGTGCCGCCCGCAGGCTGCGCGAAGCGCTCGGACAGACTCCGGACCACATCGCGTACAGCATGCGCGCCTCCCACGGCGTACCCCACATAACCCCCCACCACATCGCCGCCTGGGAACGCGGCACCGCCTGGCCCACCGCCAACGAACTCATCGCCCTGGCAGCAGCCCTGTGGTGCGCTCCCAGCAACCTCATGGGCCACCCCCGGACCCTGCTCGAACACCGCCTGTCCCGCGGCATCGCCGCCGAGGACCTCGCCCGCCTCGTCGGCCTCAAACTCGACGACTACCGCTCCATGGAGGAGACCGGTCGATGGGCCGGCGACAAGACACAGACCGCGAACCTCGGCAGGGTCCTCAACCTCCCGCCGAGCGACCTCATCGCCGTCACCGGCCTTGAGGACGAACTCGCCCACCTGCTCACCGAGGCCGTGTCCAGCCGCTGGCAGGCGCATATCCGCCCCATCGCCAAGCTCATCGCCATGGACCGGCGGGAGTTGCAGGACCCCCTGCGCACCATGCACCAGGAGTACCAGAACCTCGCGGCGGCCACGCTAAGCCGAGCCGGCCCGACGGCTGGCGAAGCAGGAGCGCGCTATCTCGACAACATCGTCAAACACTTCTGGGCCCGGCTAGCCGACAGGCCCAACTAG
- a CDS encoding NCS2 family permease, whose translation MHTSPARPSRPVHASRTGTGGPLDRFFRISERGSTYAREIRGGFATFFTMAYILVLNPIILGSAEDKFGEQLSIPQLATATALVAAVMTLIMGVGGNLPLALAAGLGINVIVAVQIAPLMSWEDAMGLIVLEGLLISLLVMTGLREAVMHAIPQPLKQAISVGIGLFIAFIGFVDAGFVTRIPDVANTTVPVQLGTGTLTGWPIAIFCLGLLLTLVLLARKIKGAILISIALMTLLAVVVNEIADIESWGLTSPSLPDEIVAAPDFGLLGQFDLFGSFGQISVLTVVLLVFTLILSDFFDTMGTVVGVTSEAGLLDERGQVPGLGRVLLIDGAAAVAGGASSSSSATTYIESAAGVGEGARTGFANLVTGGMFAVALFLTPLLTIVPLQAASPALVAVGFLMMTQVRHIDWERYDLAIPAFVTIVVMPFTYSITNGIGAGFVSYVIIKACLGKAREVHWLLWGTAALFLVYFAIDPVEQLLGVK comes from the coding sequence ATGCACACCAGCCCGGCCCGGCCAAGCCGTCCTGTCCACGCTTCACGCACAGGAACAGGCGGTCCGCTGGACCGCTTCTTTCGCATTAGCGAACGAGGCTCCACCTATGCCCGGGAGATACGCGGTGGGTTCGCCACGTTCTTCACCATGGCCTATATTCTCGTGCTCAACCCGATCATCCTGGGGAGCGCCGAGGACAAGTTCGGCGAGCAACTGAGTATTCCTCAACTGGCGACCGCCACCGCCCTGGTGGCGGCGGTCATGACGTTGATCATGGGCGTGGGGGGCAACCTGCCACTCGCCCTGGCCGCTGGCCTCGGCATCAACGTGATCGTGGCCGTGCAGATCGCCCCGCTGATGAGCTGGGAAGACGCGATGGGCCTCATCGTGCTTGAGGGGCTGCTGATCTCCCTGCTGGTCATGACCGGTCTGCGCGAGGCCGTCATGCACGCCATTCCACAGCCGCTCAAACAGGCCATCAGCGTCGGCATCGGCCTGTTCATCGCCTTCATCGGCTTCGTGGACGCGGGCTTCGTCACCCGCATCCCCGACGTCGCGAACACCACCGTGCCCGTCCAACTGGGCACCGGCACCCTCACCGGCTGGCCCATAGCCATCTTCTGCCTCGGCCTGCTCCTGACGTTGGTCCTCCTCGCCCGCAAGATCAAGGGCGCCATCCTCATCAGCATCGCCCTGATGACCCTCCTCGCCGTCGTCGTCAACGAGATCGCCGACATCGAGTCCTGGGGCCTGACCTCCCCCTCGCTGCCCGACGAGATCGTCGCCGCTCCCGACTTCGGCCTGCTGGGCCAGTTCGACCTCTTCGGCTCGTTCGGGCAGATCAGCGTCCTGACCGTCGTCCTGCTCGTCTTCACCCTGATCCTGTCCGACTTCTTCGACACCATGGGCACCGTCGTCGGCGTCACCTCGGAGGCCGGACTCCTCGACGAGCGCGGGCAGGTCCCCGGGCTCGGCCGCGTCCTGCTCATCGACGGTGCGGCGGCGGTCGCCGGCGGCGCGTCCTCGTCCTCGTCCGCCACCACCTACATCGAGTCCGCGGCCGGCGTCGGCGAAGGCGCCCGCACCGGTTTCGCCAACCTCGTCACCGGCGGCATGTTCGCCGTCGCCCTCTTCCTCACCCCCCTGCTGACCATCGTGCCCCTCCAGGCCGCCTCCCCGGCCCTGGTCGCGGTCGGCTTCCTGATGATGACCCAGGTCAGGCACATCGACTGGGAGCGCTACGACCTCGCCATCCCGGCCTTTGTGACCATCGTCGTCATGCCCTTCACCTACTCCATCACCAACGGCATCGGCGCCGGCTTCGTCTCCTACGTGATCATCAAGGCGTGCCTGGGCAAGGCCCGCGAGGTCCACTGGCTGCTGTGGGGCACCGCCGCGCTCTTCCTCGTCTACTTCGCCATCGACCCCGTCGAGCAACTCCTCGGCGTCAAGTAG
- a CDS encoding HAD-IIIC family phosphatase, producing the protein MAERPKTVKCLVWDLDNTLWRGILSDGDDVRVTEDVRKVIAELDRRGVLQAVCSKNDHDLAWERLERLGVAEYLVLPHIGWGPKSDSVRSIAERLNFAHATMAFVDDTPAERAEVSYHLPEVRCYDAEQVLDLLNLPEFSPDTITVDSERRRAMYQAGFRRDAERERYRGADEDFLRSLDLWMAIDGATEDELSRVEELTLRTSQMNATGVHYGDAELRRLTADPEHEVLVVTMGDRFGPHGAVGLVLLRRTAPAWHLRLLATSCRVVSFGAGSVILNWLVDRAATAGVHLTADFRRTDRNRMMEVAYRFAGFDDRPCACHDGPDVASGDAAGVERLHLVPDPRPGPTTMSLAAVDLVDGTRR; encoded by the coding sequence ATGGCCGAGCGGCCGAAGACGGTGAAGTGCCTTGTCTGGGATCTCGACAACACGCTGTGGCGGGGCATCCTCTCGGACGGCGACGACGTCCGGGTCACGGAGGATGTCAGGAAGGTGATCGCCGAGCTGGACCGGCGCGGCGTTCTCCAGGCGGTGTGCAGCAAGAACGACCACGACCTCGCGTGGGAGCGGCTGGAGCGACTGGGGGTGGCCGAGTACCTCGTTCTCCCCCACATCGGCTGGGGACCGAAGTCCGACTCGGTCAGGTCCATCGCCGAACGGCTGAACTTCGCCCACGCCACCATGGCGTTCGTCGACGACACACCGGCCGAGCGCGCCGAGGTGTCCTACCACCTGCCGGAGGTCCGCTGTTACGACGCGGAGCAGGTGCTGGACCTCCTGAACCTGCCCGAGTTCAGCCCTGACACCATCACGGTGGACTCGGAGCGGCGCCGCGCGATGTACCAGGCCGGCTTCCGCAGGGACGCCGAGCGCGAGCGGTACCGGGGAGCGGACGAGGACTTCCTGCGGTCGCTCGACCTGTGGATGGCGATCGACGGCGCGACCGAGGACGAGCTGAGCCGCGTCGAGGAACTGACCCTGCGCACAAGCCAGATGAACGCGACGGGGGTGCACTACGGCGACGCCGAGCTCCGCCGGTTGACGGCCGACCCCGAGCACGAGGTGCTGGTCGTCACCATGGGCGACCGGTTCGGCCCGCATGGCGCGGTGGGCCTGGTCCTGCTGCGCCGGACGGCCCCCGCCTGGCATCTCAGGCTGCTGGCGACCTCGTGCCGGGTGGTCTCCTTCGGCGCCGGCTCGGTCATCCTCAACTGGCTCGTCGACCGGGCGGCCACGGCCGGGGTGCATCTGACCGCCGACTTCCGGCGCACCGACCGCAACCGCATGATGGAGGTCGCCTACCGTTTCGCCGGCTTCGACGACCGGCCCTGCGCCTGTCACGACGGGCCGGACGTGGCGTCAGGGGACGCCGCGGGGGTGGAGCGTCTGCATCTGGTCCCCGACCCGCGGCCGGGACCGACCACGATGTCCCTGGCGGCGGTCGACCTCGTCGACGGAACACGGCGCTAG
- a CDS encoding acyl-CoA dehydrogenase family protein — MPDQLAAEVTALVGDQADHWDRLGLLPHELLRKMSARGLLCAQVATEHGGLGLSSARSGEFTAHVGGLDSSLRSVMTSQGMAAWAIQRLGDAEQRAGLLRGLVQGRLAAVGFSEAAAGSDVAAMDTTVRTEGDEVVVNGTKVWITAAHYADELVVFGRYGEGGAAVVIPRDAPGVAVERVPDPLGCRAAGHSTVSLDEVRTPAHRLLGGAGMPLPMLVTLVLAYGRMSVAWGCVGILRGCLTAAGAHARSRRQFGRPIGEHQLVGRHLAELLVSEQIATRACEHASALWDANAPDAVTATVLAKHVGATQAARGAASALQVLASAGADNSGLVARAYRDAKLMEIIEGSNELCQVMLAEHVLSDS, encoded by the coding sequence GTGCCTGACCAGCTCGCCGCCGAGGTCACCGCGCTGGTCGGTGACCAGGCGGACCACTGGGACCGCCTCGGACTGCTCCCGCACGAACTGCTGCGGAAGATGTCGGCGCGCGGCCTGCTCTGCGCCCAGGTGGCCACGGAGCACGGGGGGCTCGGCCTGAGCAGCGCGCGGAGCGGCGAGTTCACCGCGCACGTCGGCGGCCTGGACAGCTCGCTGCGGAGCGTGATGACCTCGCAGGGCATGGCCGCCTGGGCCATCCAGCGACTCGGCGACGCCGAACAACGGGCCGGGCTGCTGCGCGGGTTGGTCCAGGGCCGGCTCGCCGCCGTCGGCTTCAGCGAGGCGGCGGCCGGCAGCGATGTCGCCGCCATGGACACCACCGTCAGGACCGAGGGCGACGAGGTGGTGGTGAACGGCACCAAGGTGTGGATCACCGCGGCCCACTACGCCGACGAGCTCGTGGTCTTCGGACGCTACGGGGAGGGCGGCGCTGCCGTGGTGATCCCCAGGGACGCCCCGGGGGTCGCCGTCGAGCGGGTTCCCGACCCGCTGGGCTGCCGGGCCGCCGGACACTCCACCGTCTCGCTTGACGAGGTCAGGACACCGGCGCACCGGCTGCTTGGCGGCGCGGGGATGCCGCTCCCGATGCTGGTCACCCTCGTCCTGGCGTACGGCCGGATGTCCGTGGCCTGGGGCTGCGTCGGCATTCTCCGGGGCTGTCTGACCGCGGCCGGCGCGCATGCCCGCTCCCGCCGCCAGTTCGGCAGGCCCATCGGCGAACACCAGCTGGTCGGCCGGCATCTCGCGGAGCTGCTGGTCTCCGAGCAGATCGCCACCCGGGCCTGTGAGCACGCGAGCGCCCTCTGGGACGCGAACGCCCCGGACGCGGTCACCGCCACGGTCCTGGCCAAGCATGTCGGCGCCACCCAGGCCGCACGGGGTGCCGCCTCGGCACTCCAGGTCCTGGCGTCGGCCGGCGCGGACAACAGCGGCCTGGTCGCCCGCGCCTACCGGGACGCCAAGTTGATGGAAATCATCGAGGGCAGCAACGAGCTGTGCCAGGTCATGCTGGCCGAGCACGTGCTGTCGGACTCGTAG
- a CDS encoding acyl carrier protein: MTVPTDRPTDVQAAILAFVEAKTRTSWDPETDLFATGGLSSLFAMELVVHLEKTFGIAIGGADMRLDNFRTVASMVRLVRRLDGSAGA; encoded by the coding sequence ATGACCGTCCCCACCGACCGGCCCACGGACGTCCAGGCGGCCATCCTGGCCTTCGTCGAGGCGAAGACCAGGACGAGCTGGGACCCGGAAACCGACCTCTTCGCCACCGGAGGGCTCTCCTCGCTGTTCGCCATGGAACTGGTGGTCCATCTGGAGAAGACCTTCGGTATCGCCATCGGCGGCGCCGACATGCGCCTGGACAACTTCCGCACCGTCGCCTCGATGGTCCGACTCGTGCGGCGGCTGGACGGGAGCGCCGGTGCCTGA
- a CDS encoding 3-hydroxyacyl-CoA dehydrogenase family protein → MTEPIAVLGAGVMGVGISTLLAGHGLPVRLVDHDPEKLTLAPERIRRELRMAQLVGALPPGREQGRVTGHSDVSAAGGARLVIEAVTEDADLKSAVLAEVSAGTAPGTPLVSNTSSIPIDELADSLPRPGDLIGTHFMNPPALIGTTEVIRGARTAEATLAAVRGLLQEVGRRPVVVSDAPGFVTSRLLHPMINDAARLVQRGTASVEDVDALMQGCLGHRTGPLRTADLIGIDNLVDSLWVLLKRTGDEGCRPCGLLLRKVAEGHHGRKTGRGFYEYEESTR, encoded by the coding sequence ATGACAGAGCCGATCGCGGTCCTCGGCGCCGGTGTGATGGGCGTGGGGATCAGCACGCTGCTCGCCGGCCACGGCCTGCCGGTGCGGCTGGTGGACCACGACCCGGAGAAGCTGACGCTGGCGCCCGAACGAATCCGGCGGGAACTCCGCATGGCCCAACTGGTGGGGGCCCTGCCGCCCGGACGCGAGCAGGGCCGGGTGACCGGGCACAGCGACGTGTCGGCGGCCGGCGGCGCACGGCTGGTGATCGAGGCCGTCACCGAGGACGCCGACCTGAAGAGCGCGGTACTGGCCGAGGTGTCGGCGGGTACGGCGCCCGGCACCCCGCTGGTCTCCAACACGTCCTCGATCCCCATCGACGAGCTGGCCGACTCCCTGCCGCGCCCCGGCGACCTGATCGGCACCCACTTCATGAACCCGCCGGCACTGATCGGCACCACCGAGGTCATCCGGGGCGCGCGCACCGCCGAGGCGACCCTGGCGGCGGTGCGCGGCCTGCTCCAGGAGGTCGGTCGCAGGCCCGTGGTGGTCAGCGACGCGCCCGGCTTCGTCACCAGCCGGCTGCTGCACCCGATGATCAACGACGCGGCGCGGCTGGTCCAGCGGGGCACGGCCTCCGTCGAGGACGTCGACGCCCTGATGCAGGGCTGTCTGGGCCACCGCACCGGACCGCTGCGCACGGCGGACCTCATCGGCATCGACAACCTGGTCGACTCCCTCTGGGTGCTGCTGAAGCGCACCGGCGACGAGGGCTGCCGCCCCTGCGGTCTCCTGCTGCGGAAAGTCGCCGAGGGCCACCACGGCCGGAAGACCGGCCGTGGTTTCTACGAGTACGAGGAGAGCACCCGATGA
- a CDS encoding O-methyltransferase — MAQQIAVSDSLHTYVREVSLREDPVLARLREFTAQLPAGAAMQVSPEEGQLLALLVRLTGAVNVLEIGTFTGYSTLCMARALPPGGRLTTCDITDRWASIAVRHWREAAVEERVETRIGDAAETLDALYQEHGAGHFDLVFVDADKSGYPRYYERSLDLLRPGGLVVVDNTLFFGRVVDPEDHAADTVAIRAFNTFLHGDERVDVSLLPMADGITLARKRTG, encoded by the coding sequence ATGGCTCAACAGATCGCTGTCTCCGACTCCTTACACACCTACGTGCGTGAGGTCTCGCTGCGGGAGGATCCGGTCCTCGCCCGCCTGCGGGAGTTCACCGCCCAGCTCCCCGCCGGCGCCGCGATGCAGGTGTCGCCCGAGGAAGGGCAGTTGCTCGCCCTCCTGGTGCGCCTGACGGGCGCCGTGAACGTCCTGGAGATCGGCACCTTCACCGGCTACAGCACGCTGTGCATGGCGCGCGCCCTTCCCCCGGGTGGCCGCCTGACGACCTGTGACATCACCGACCGGTGGGCCTCCATCGCGGTCCGGCACTGGCGGGAGGCGGCCGTCGAGGAACGCGTCGAGACACGGATCGGCGACGCCGCGGAGACCCTGGACGCGCTGTACCAGGAGCACGGTGCGGGCCACTTCGACCTGGTCTTCGTCGACGCGGACAAGAGCGGCTATCCGCGCTACTACGAGAGGTCACTCGACCTGCTGCGGCCCGGCGGCCTCGTGGTGGTGGACAACACCCTGTTCTTCGGGCGGGTGGTTGATCCGGAGGACCACGCGGCGGACACCGTCGCGATCCGCGCGTTCAACACCTTCCTGCACGGGGACGAGCGGGTCGACGTCTCCCTGCTGCCGATGGCCGACGGCATCACCCTCGCCCGCAAGCGAACCGGCTGA